The Corynebacterium poyangense genome includes a window with the following:
- a CDS encoding DUF445 domain-containing protein has product MAKHELRSPETRPLPGPSPEVEAERRRTLRRHKAFVTGLLIIAALIFLSCSWWQSQHEDAAAWVGYVRAAAEAGMVGGLADWFAVTALFRHPMGIPIPHTALIPKKKDQLGDQLSGFVGENFLNAELITEKVEQAHLPERAAQWLRQPTNVDKVSAQVGKFTARVVAAIDPHEAETLLRTMVVDKLAEPEWGPPAGRVLEQLIADGRTEPLIEELAHWAHKKALGAEELIIRIIDERKPVWAPRFVNNLIGEKVYRELIKFTEAVSADPNHEARHAARRWLSRLAHDLQYDPAMIDRVERWKGDVMGSQALAGAAGSLWRSTSASLIEQAEDPNSLLRTRISKLAREWGQRLSEDKQLRLSLDDRVRSAARFLADNYAEEITAIISDTVRRWDAEEASEKIELMVGKDLQFIRLNGTIVGALAGLAIYTVNQLLFGA; this is encoded by the coding sequence ATGGCCAAGCATGAACTGCGTTCCCCGGAAACACGTCCGTTACCTGGTCCCTCGCCAGAAGTAGAAGCGGAACGTCGTCGCACTCTCCGCCGACATAAGGCTTTTGTTACTGGACTTCTTATCATTGCCGCCCTCATTTTCTTAAGCTGCAGTTGGTGGCAGTCGCAGCATGAAGATGCGGCGGCGTGGGTGGGGTATGTTCGAGCCGCGGCTGAAGCCGGCATGGTTGGTGGATTGGCTGATTGGTTTGCAGTCACCGCGTTGTTTCGTCATCCCATGGGGATACCTATTCCACATACCGCGTTGATTCCGAAGAAAAAAGACCAGTTAGGGGATCAACTATCCGGATTTGTGGGTGAGAACTTTCTGAACGCAGAGCTGATTACGGAGAAGGTGGAGCAAGCTCATCTTCCGGAACGAGCAGCGCAGTGGTTACGCCAACCAACGAACGTGGACAAGGTATCCGCCCAGGTTGGTAAGTTCACTGCGCGCGTGGTTGCGGCCATTGATCCGCACGAAGCAGAAACCCTGTTGCGCACCATGGTGGTAGATAAACTCGCCGAACCTGAGTGGGGACCGCCAGCTGGACGAGTCTTAGAACAACTCATTGCGGATGGACGCACTGAGCCGCTGATTGAAGAATTAGCACATTGGGCGCATAAGAAGGCTCTCGGTGCTGAAGAACTGATCATTCGGATCATTGATGAGCGCAAACCGGTGTGGGCTCCCCGTTTTGTTAATAATCTCATCGGGGAGAAAGTGTACCGGGAACTCATTAAATTCACTGAAGCTGTATCTGCGGACCCCAATCATGAAGCCCGTCATGCGGCGCGACGTTGGCTTAGCCGCTTGGCTCATGATTTGCAGTATGACCCGGCCATGATTGACCGGGTAGAGCGATGGAAAGGCGATGTTATGGGCTCTCAGGCCCTCGCCGGAGCAGCGGGATCACTATGGCGCTCCACCTCAGCAAGCCTAATAGAGCAAGCAGAAGACCCGAACTCCTTATTGCGAACCCGGATCAGCAAACTAGCACGGGAATGGGGGCAACGGCTAAGCGAAGATAAGCAATTACGGTTGAGCCTAGATGACCGGGTACGAAGCGCGGCGCGTTTCTTGGCAGATAACTATGCTGAGGAGATCACCGCGATTATCTCCGATACGGTGAGGCGTTGGGATGCTGAAGAGGCCAGTGAAAAAATCGAGCTCATGGTGGGGAAGGACCTCCAGTTTATTCGCCTCAATGGAACCATTGTGGGTGCATTAGCTGGCCTGGCCATTTACACTGTTAATCAGTTACTCTTTGGAGCATAA
- a CDS encoding CGLAU_01105 family protein has product MSEENKPSKVWSEAAQQLKNVVGEFKDHYQKESPGHAEDSALEKLKSAGKEARNRLIDARSAEELKSAVKDFMEHSGDAVKQLGDTVQRAARETKDSPAVDQARASLSDAFATSKNTVQEKVKEYRERRHSQGDNPPPTVDGEVISDHTVEDQE; this is encoded by the coding sequence ATGTCAGAGGAAAATAAGCCGTCGAAGGTATGGTCAGAAGCCGCTCAGCAGCTAAAGAACGTGGTTGGGGAGTTCAAAGATCACTACCAGAAAGAATCCCCCGGACATGCCGAGGATTCTGCGTTAGAAAAGCTAAAAAGCGCTGGGAAGGAAGCGCGGAATCGCCTTATTGATGCCAGGAGTGCAGAAGAATTAAAAAGCGCTGTGAAGGATTTTATGGAGCACTCCGGTGACGCGGTGAAACAATTGGGGGATACGGTGCAACGCGCAGCTAGAGAAACAAAGGATAGTCCAGCGGTGGACCAGGCGCGGGCGTCGTTAAGTGATGCTTTTGCTACGTCCAAGAACACGGTTCAAGAAAAGGTTAAAGAGTATCGGGAGCGCCGACACTCTCAAGGCGATAACCCTCCACCCACCGTGGATGGGGAAGTGATTTCGGATCACACCGTGGAGGACCAAGAATAG
- a CDS encoding DUF2516 family protein, which produces MEFYNYLFLALGYGQRAFSVLLAIAGLVGAALAASTRDDAFPAADRMSKLAWVGMLLASSAVLFLNFTIHLPLLTWIAIVIIGIYWFDVRPQIKSLIDGTYGYS; this is translated from the coding sequence ATCGAGTTCTATAACTATCTCTTTCTAGCCTTGGGTTATGGCCAGCGTGCCTTCTCAGTACTGTTGGCGATAGCCGGCCTTGTCGGCGCAGCATTAGCGGCGTCCACCCGGGATGATGCCTTCCCCGCCGCGGACCGGATGTCAAAATTAGCCTGGGTGGGTATGCTACTGGCTAGCTCTGCGGTGCTTTTCCTCAACTTCACTATTCACCTTCCGCTTTTGACGTGGATTGCCATAGTCATTATCGGAATTTATTGGTTTGATGTGCGGCCACAGATAAAAAGCCTCATCGACGGCACGTATGGTTACTCATAA
- a CDS encoding LmeA family phospholipid-binding protein, with the protein MAKRTHVGKVIWTLLIILVVLLLAAEIALRFIVGRQFEHSVAQQAQESGISEPADPKISFGWHPLLLSVITKNVSHVDLTTPDTLNISWPGSPGDAPNIKGQPEAHVILSDVDISDSQQPVAQHMETNTTLSGDYLRAVLQKNMAGETSQEDYATAVLRSIIHVTAVTTNAQDNTMNIEFTDGAASLTLRPSAVNGDLNLETVNSSFFGINLSDNINQAISRVLSQGTKSKDRNLTIQDAKITDGGLELLITGDNVNLNQIATSTSAH; encoded by the coding sequence GTGGCTAAAAGAACTCATGTTGGAAAAGTAATCTGGACCCTCCTTATTATCCTGGTGGTATTGCTGCTAGCCGCAGAAATAGCACTTCGGTTTATTGTTGGTCGACAATTTGAGCACTCCGTTGCCCAGCAGGCTCAGGAATCTGGAATTAGTGAGCCTGCGGATCCGAAAATATCTTTTGGGTGGCATCCATTGTTGTTGTCGGTGATCACGAAGAATGTCAGCCACGTAGACCTGACCACCCCGGATACGTTGAATATCAGCTGGCCGGGAAGCCCCGGTGACGCCCCAAATATTAAGGGACAACCGGAGGCCCACGTCATTTTGAGCGACGTGGATATTAGCGATAGCCAGCAACCCGTGGCCCAACACATGGAAACCAACACCACGCTTAGTGGAGACTATCTCCGTGCCGTGCTTCAAAAGAATATGGCCGGGGAAACCTCCCAAGAAGACTACGCAACGGCAGTCCTGCGTTCCATTATCCACGTCACTGCGGTAACAACTAACGCCCAGGACAACACCATGAACATTGAATTTACCGATGGAGCTGCTTCGCTGACTCTGCGGCCAAGTGCAGTAAATGGGGACCTTAATCTAGAGACTGTGAACAGCTCATTCTTTGGGATTAATCTTTCTGACAACATCAACCAAGCCATTAGCCGGGTGCTGTCCCAGGGGACGAAATCAAAGGATCGCAACCTCACTATTCAAGACGCCAAAATCACTGATGGCGGTTTGGAGCTCCTAATTACCGGGGACAATGTGAACCTTAATCAGATTGCCACCAGCACCTCTGCACATTAG
- a CDS encoding class I SAM-dependent methyltransferase, with translation MANHAHNLRARLDTAHQPGAVGVITRGTTGENRLRRCDRWMVYQDQIRRPLLAADHPLAIDLGYGASHTTTVEWARWLRRIRPDIDVVGLEIAPERVLPPRDGVRFELGGFELAGYRPHLVRAFNVLRQYDVSQVPATWKMVCSSLAPGGRYIEGTCDELGRRCSWVTLTSDGPQSLTLAWDPHHVDCPSQLAERLPKALIHRNTPGEKIYHVLQRLDSAWQRCAGWSPHGPRIRWRKTVEMLRAEGLAIEPQRRPIRDNLVTVPWDLVSTGDDDWQ, from the coding sequence ATGGCTAATCACGCCCACAATCTCCGCGCACGGCTAGACACTGCGCACCAACCCGGCGCAGTGGGCGTGATTACTCGGGGGACAACGGGGGAAAACCGTTTGAGGCGCTGTGACCGGTGGATGGTGTATCAGGACCAAATCCGACGCCCACTCTTAGCTGCAGACCACCCTCTGGCCATTGACTTGGGCTATGGAGCTAGCCATACCACCACCGTGGAATGGGCTAGGTGGCTACGGAGAATTCGACCAGACATTGACGTTGTAGGGCTAGAGATAGCCCCCGAACGAGTTCTTCCGCCCAGAGATGGAGTGAGATTTGAACTTGGCGGATTTGAGCTAGCTGGCTACCGCCCTCACCTTGTGCGCGCTTTTAATGTGCTTCGCCAATATGATGTTTCTCAAGTTCCTGCCACCTGGAAAATGGTGTGTTCTAGCCTGGCTCCCGGCGGCCGATATATTGAAGGCACCTGTGATGAATTGGGGCGACGGTGCAGCTGGGTGACTCTTACCTCAGACGGCCCTCAAAGCCTGACATTAGCCTGGGATCCGCACCATGTGGACTGCCCTTCCCAATTAGCTGAGCGTTTACCTAAAGCCTTGATTCACCGAAATACCCCGGGTGAAAAAATCTATCACGTTCTCCAGCGCCTTGATTCTGCTTGGCAACGCTGCGCCGGGTGGTCCCCGCATGGGCCTCGAATACGGTGGCGCAAAACTGTGGAGATGCTACGGGCAGAGGGTTTAGCAATTGAACCTCAACGGCGACCGATTCGCGATAACCTGGTGACTGTGCCCTGGGATCTGGTGAGTACTGGGGACGATGATTGGCAATGA
- a CDS encoding DUF2505 domain-containing protein, translating to MTTRSENTVTINQPVEKVHQALTNADYWAYNAAHLSPEPGEVHEFTEENGGAVATLFEVLPLEILPEAVRAMISQALKVKRVVTVKPLNDGKADITYTADVKGTPVDFKGAITLHGDDTSTTLGYENEVNVNIPFMGPAIEPKVAEALGELFENEGALTDEWINNNL from the coding sequence ATGACTACACGCAGTGAAAACACCGTAACTATTAATCAACCCGTGGAAAAGGTGCATCAAGCACTGACAAACGCGGATTACTGGGCCTACAATGCGGCCCACCTCTCCCCCGAACCCGGCGAGGTTCATGAATTCACCGAGGAAAACGGCGGTGCCGTCGCTACCCTTTTTGAAGTTCTGCCACTGGAGATTCTGCCGGAAGCTGTCCGTGCGATGATCTCTCAGGCACTCAAGGTCAAGCGTGTGGTCACCGTCAAGCCGCTCAACGACGGCAAAGCAGACATCACCTACACCGCCGACGTTAAGGGCACCCCAGTAGATTTCAAAGGCGCTATCACACTACATGGTGATGACACCTCTACCACCTTGGGCTATGAAAATGAGGTCAACGTCAACATCCCCTTCATGGGTCCAGCCATTGAGCCAAAAGTGGCTGAAGCTCTCGGCGAACTCTTTGAGAACGAGGGTGCTCTCACCGATGAATGGATCAACAACAACCTCTAA
- a CDS encoding UDP-N-acetylmuramate dehydrogenase: MADSSLTPLLEDIADISVDSEVSLAQLTTLHVGAQPRLTVRCTTPQAVVDTVTRLDAAGVPLLILGGGSNLLVADDEPLDLVVVRIECAEVSLDPHSGVLRAQAGAVWDDVVDTAVAAGLGGIECLSGIPGSAGATPVQNVGAYGVEIADVLLRVELLDRATGQVSWVPASDLDLAYRYSNLKFTSRGVVLAIELQLTPEGLSAPLRFGELARRLEAQGPGERRPVAAVRQAVLELRQAKGMVLIPGDHDTWSAGSFFTNPVVDPQHASDIQDKVRRLRGDEDAERMPQFPAGENQLKLSAAWLIDRAGFAKGYPGEGAPARLSTRHTLALTNRGSAHTADIVALARTIRDGVKTEFGVVLEPEPIWLGVHI, from the coding sequence GTGGCTGATTCATCTCTGACCCCTTTACTAGAAGACATTGCAGATATCTCAGTGGATTCTGAGGTTTCCTTAGCACAGTTAACTACCCTTCATGTGGGTGCTCAACCACGACTCACAGTGCGCTGCACCACTCCCCAAGCGGTGGTGGACACCGTCACCCGTTTAGATGCTGCTGGGGTTCCTCTTCTCATTCTCGGTGGCGGATCCAATCTACTAGTTGCTGATGACGAACCCCTAGACCTCGTGGTTGTGCGGATAGAGTGCGCCGAGGTTAGTCTTGATCCCCACAGCGGGGTGCTGCGCGCCCAAGCCGGGGCGGTGTGGGACGACGTCGTGGATACTGCCGTCGCGGCTGGTTTGGGAGGAATCGAGTGCCTGTCTGGAATTCCCGGTTCTGCAGGTGCCACCCCGGTGCAAAACGTAGGGGCCTATGGGGTAGAAATTGCGGATGTTTTGCTCCGTGTCGAGCTGCTAGACCGTGCTACGGGTCAGGTGAGCTGGGTTCCGGCTAGTGATCTTGACCTGGCCTACCGCTACTCCAACCTTAAATTCACCTCTCGCGGCGTTGTTTTAGCCATTGAACTACAACTTACCCCGGAAGGTCTCTCCGCCCCCTTACGCTTCGGTGAGCTGGCCCGTCGTTTAGAGGCCCAAGGCCCGGGAGAGCGTCGCCCAGTTGCTGCAGTCAGACAGGCCGTCCTAGAGTTACGCCAAGCCAAAGGTATGGTGCTCATCCCCGGCGATCATGACACCTGGTCAGCGGGTTCATTTTTCACCAACCCGGTTGTTGACCCCCAGCATGCCTCAGACATCCAAGATAAGGTTCGACGCCTGCGTGGCGATGAAGATGCTGAACGCATGCCGCAATTCCCGGCGGGAGAAAACCAACTAAAGCTTTCTGCTGCTTGGCTGATTGATCGAGCCGGGTTTGCTAAGGGATACCCGGGAGAAGGAGCACCGGCACGGTTATCCACCAGGCATACCTTGGCGCTAACCAACCGAGGTTCGGCACACACCGCAGATATTGTGGCTTTAGCTCGAACCATCCGGGATGGGGTGAAAACCGAATTTGGGGTGGTATTAGAACCAGAACCGATATGGCTGGGAGTACATATCTAG
- a CDS encoding long-chain-fatty-acid--CoA ligase, with protein sequence MSAYETKAWLQLYAEHTPHHLDYGETTLLDMYEETIAKHPNRPALSFFGRPMTYAELDKQVRRCAAGLRAFGVRPGDPVAIMLPNCPQHIVAFWAILRLGGTVVEHNPLYTAHELRGLYADHGARVAISWDKSATMLDSLRDTTPLETIVSVNMIDAMPRVKQLALKLPLPGIKKTREALSEPAPNTVPWEVLLSAAIGGDGDNLDPAPTVSKDSIALILYTSGTTGDPKGAQLSHGNLYANLLQGKAWVRGLGDEREKLLAALPLFHAYGMTMLCTLSMCIGGELVLLPTPRIDLIVSALKKETPTWVPGVPTLYEKILDAAEQQNIQIRGIRNSFCGASTLPTATVRRWEKATNGLLVEGYGLTECSPIIVGNPMNTDRRPGYVGIPFPDTEVKIVNPDDPSEILPDGTEGEILIRGPQVFSGYLNNPEATEKSFVDGWYRTGDVGVMEPDGFIRLVARIKEVIITGGFNVYPAEVEQVIATHPDVREVAVVGRPRPDGSEDVVACITLNEGAALDPEGLKEFSRERLTRYKVPRTFYHFEELAHDQLGKIRRREVHQQLMEILQK encoded by the coding sequence ATGTCCGCCTATGAAACCAAGGCATGGCTGCAGCTGTATGCCGAGCACACCCCGCACCACTTGGATTATGGCGAAACCACATTGCTGGACATGTATGAGGAAACCATCGCCAAGCACCCTAACCGTCCGGCGCTGAGTTTCTTCGGTCGCCCCATGACCTACGCGGAGTTAGATAAACAAGTTCGACGCTGCGCTGCCGGGTTGCGGGCATTTGGAGTCCGCCCGGGCGATCCCGTTGCCATTATGCTGCCCAACTGCCCACAACACATTGTGGCTTTCTGGGCGATTTTGCGACTAGGCGGAACAGTAGTTGAACACAACCCCTTATATACTGCCCACGAGCTGCGCGGACTCTATGCTGATCATGGTGCCAGAGTGGCAATTTCCTGGGATAAGTCCGCCACCATGTTGGATTCTTTGCGCGATACCACGCCATTGGAAACGATTGTTTCGGTCAATATGATTGACGCGATGCCGCGGGTGAAACAGTTAGCGTTGAAACTTCCGCTACCGGGCATCAAAAAGACTCGTGAAGCACTGAGTGAACCCGCACCAAATACAGTGCCGTGGGAGGTCTTACTTTCCGCGGCTATTGGTGGGGATGGCGATAATCTTGACCCCGCTCCCACGGTGAGTAAAGACAGCATTGCGCTGATTTTGTACACCTCGGGAACCACTGGGGACCCCAAAGGCGCACAGTTGAGCCACGGCAACCTCTACGCTAATTTATTGCAGGGCAAAGCCTGGGTGCGTGGACTCGGAGATGAACGCGAAAAACTTTTGGCGGCTCTTCCGTTGTTCCATGCCTATGGAATGACCATGCTGTGTACCTTAAGCATGTGTATTGGTGGCGAATTAGTGCTGCTACCGACCCCGCGCATTGATTTGATTGTCAGCGCGCTCAAGAAAGAAACCCCCACCTGGGTTCCAGGAGTCCCCACCCTTTATGAGAAGATTCTAGATGCAGCAGAACAGCAGAATATCCAGATCCGCGGAATCAGAAACTCTTTCTGCGGGGCGTCGACTCTACCCACTGCCACGGTTAGGCGCTGGGAAAAAGCCACCAATGGATTATTGGTTGAAGGCTATGGGCTTACTGAATGTTCTCCCATTATTGTTGGTAACCCCATGAACACTGATCGTCGACCCGGATATGTGGGTATCCCCTTCCCAGATACGGAAGTCAAGATCGTGAACCCAGATGACCCCTCAGAGATCTTGCCCGATGGCACAGAAGGCGAAATTCTCATCCGAGGACCCCAGGTTTTTTCTGGATACCTTAATAATCCGGAGGCGACAGAAAAATCCTTTGTGGATGGGTGGTATCGGACCGGAGATGTCGGTGTCATGGAACCTGATGGTTTTATCCGCCTAGTGGCACGTATCAAAGAAGTCATTATTACCGGTGGTTTTAACGTGTACCCAGCGGAAGTGGAACAAGTCATTGCAACACATCCAGATGTTCGTGAAGTAGCGGTGGTGGGGCGACCCCGGCCCGATGGTTCTGAGGACGTCGTAGCTTGCATCACCTTAAATGAGGGCGCCGCCCTGGATCCGGAAGGTTTGAAAGAATTCTCCCGTGAACGACTCACCCGGTATAAGGTACCGCGCACGTTTTATCATTTTGAGGAACTAGCTCACGACCAGCTGGGGAAAATTCGACGCCGAGAAGTCCACCAGCAGCTCATGGAGATCCTTCAGAAGTAG
- a CDS encoding SDR family NAD(P)-dependent oxidoreductase, whose translation MTSTARFSGKNIIVTGAAAGIGLATAERLLAEGARVCLVDLNEEALDQAAQYLASDVLCVAADVSKEEEVKAFIDTAEKELGAVDGLFNNAGIEGPLTEIQSYNADTFRSVIDVNLNGVFFGIKHMLPRMAQRGYGSIVSTASIGGLRGWPRQYAYTATKHAVVGLSKAAAAEGGPHGVRVNTLAPGGVRTAMTEAAMRRVCPEDPNKAERRFSQRVPLGRMARPHEVAAAAAFLLSDDASFISGHTLVVDGGQIEVSG comes from the coding sequence ATGACAAGCACTGCACGTTTTTCTGGAAAAAATATCATCGTCACTGGCGCAGCAGCCGGCATTGGTTTAGCCACTGCAGAGCGGCTCCTCGCCGAAGGAGCACGGGTGTGCCTGGTGGATCTCAACGAAGAGGCGCTTGACCAGGCTGCACAATATCTAGCTAGCGACGTTCTGTGCGTGGCTGCCGATGTCAGCAAAGAAGAGGAGGTGAAGGCATTCATTGACACGGCAGAAAAAGAATTAGGCGCCGTTGATGGGCTGTTTAATAACGCCGGAATAGAAGGCCCCCTGACTGAGATACAGAGCTATAACGCTGATACCTTCCGCTCGGTCATAGACGTCAACCTCAACGGAGTGTTTTTTGGGATCAAGCACATGCTGCCGCGCATGGCCCAGCGCGGCTACGGGTCAATTGTGTCAACCGCATCCATCGGAGGTCTTCGCGGCTGGCCTAGGCAATATGCCTACACCGCTACCAAACACGCCGTGGTGGGGCTTAGTAAAGCCGCTGCTGCCGAAGGCGGACCCCACGGGGTTCGAGTCAACACCCTAGCTCCTGGCGGGGTACGCACAGCCATGACGGAAGCCGCCATGCGACGAGTATGCCCTGAGGACCCTAACAAAGCTGAACGACGATTTTCTCAACGGGTGCCACTCGGCCGCATGGCTCGTCCCCATGAGGTTGCAGCAGCCGCGGCCTTTTTACTTTCCGATGACGCCAGTTTTATCTCCGGACACACTTTAGTGGTAGACGGCGGGCAAATTGAGGTGAGCGGCTAA
- the mshA gene encoding D-inositol-3-phosphate glycosyltransferase: MRLAMISLHTSPLQQPGSGDAGGMNVYVLSTATHLARRGVEVDIFTRATRKGQGEIVEVDPGLRVINIVAGPYEGVSKEALPTQLAAFAGGMLQWAHCHNERYDLIHSHYWLSGQVGWLIRDLWRVPLVHTAHTLAAVKNAHRSAEDSPESEARRICEQQLVDNADVLVVNTEQEEADLIHHYDAEESRIRVIPPGADTELFTPGSDRATERARRELGIPLHTKVIAFVGRLQTFKGPQVLIKAAAELFRRDPHQALRIVMCGGPSGQHATPEEYRQLASSLGIERKVRFLDPRPPAELVALYQAADIVAVPSYNESFGLVAVEAQASGTPVVAARVGGLPLAVADGETGILVAGHDPHDWADALAELLDNDEKRIAMGEAAQRWARKFSWQASAEKLAALYDEALAMDVEDCPQRHARGD; the protein is encoded by the coding sequence ATGCGGCTAGCTATGATTTCTTTGCACACCTCCCCGCTGCAACAACCCGGTAGTGGGGATGCCGGCGGCATGAATGTCTATGTGTTGTCTACCGCCACCCATCTGGCTCGACGCGGGGTAGAGGTGGACATTTTCACCAGAGCTACCCGAAAAGGACAAGGTGAAATAGTAGAAGTAGACCCTGGTCTTCGGGTGATCAACATTGTCGCTGGCCCCTATGAAGGGGTAAGTAAGGAAGCTCTTCCTACCCAGTTAGCGGCATTTGCCGGGGGGATGTTGCAATGGGCACATTGCCACAACGAACGCTATGATCTCATCCACTCCCACTATTGGCTTTCTGGTCAAGTTGGGTGGCTGATTCGAGATTTATGGCGAGTCCCTCTAGTTCATACTGCGCACACTTTAGCCGCGGTGAAGAATGCTCATCGCAGCGCTGAGGATTCTCCAGAATCAGAAGCTCGAAGGATTTGCGAACAGCAACTTGTTGATAATGCCGATGTTCTAGTGGTGAATACCGAACAAGAAGAGGCCGACCTAATTCACCACTACGACGCGGAAGAATCACGCATCCGGGTGATTCCCCCAGGAGCTGACACCGAGCTATTTACGCCGGGAAGTGATCGAGCTACCGAACGCGCACGTCGGGAATTAGGAATTCCACTTCACACCAAAGTCATCGCTTTTGTCGGCCGGCTCCAAACCTTCAAAGGGCCTCAAGTATTGATCAAAGCCGCCGCAGAGTTATTCCGACGAGACCCCCACCAAGCCCTACGAATTGTGATGTGTGGTGGCCCCTCTGGGCAACACGCCACCCCAGAAGAATATCGACAACTTGCCAGTTCCCTGGGAATAGAGCGAAAAGTGCGATTTTTAGATCCCCGTCCGCCAGCTGAGCTCGTCGCACTATATCAAGCTGCCGATATTGTGGCGGTGCCCAGCTACAACGAGTCCTTTGGGCTAGTAGCTGTGGAGGCCCAAGCCAGTGGAACCCCAGTTGTAGCGGCGAGGGTTGGTGGTTTGCCCTTGGCGGTTGCCGATGGGGAAACCGGCATTCTCGTTGCCGGCCATGACCCCCATGATTGGGCAGATGCGTTAGCGGAGCTTCTTGACAATGATGAGAAAAGAATCGCCATGGGTGAGGCAGCGCAACGATGGGCAAGGAAATTCTCTTGGCAGGCAAGCGCGGAGAAACTCGCGGCACTGTATGACGAGGCACTGGCAATGGATGTCGAGGATTGTCCGCAACGCCACGCCCGGGGAGATTAG
- a CDS encoding phosphoglyceromutase has product MSNGQLILLRHGQSEWNASNQFTGWVDVDLTEKGREEARRGGELIKEAGIRPNILYTSLLRRAIKTANIALDVADFHWIPVIRDWRLNERHYGALQGLNKAETKDKYGEEQFMEWRRSYGTPPPELDDDNEYSQVHDPRYASLGSVPKTECLKDVVTRLIPYFEEEILPRLKNGETVLVAAHGNSLRALVKHLDQISDEDIAGLNIPTGIPLLYEIDVQGAVLNPGGRYLDPEAAAAGAAAVAAQGNK; this is encoded by the coding sequence ATGAGTAACGGACAACTGATTCTTCTGCGTCATGGACAAAGTGAATGGAATGCCTCGAACCAATTCACCGGATGGGTGGATGTGGACCTCACTGAGAAAGGCCGTGAGGAGGCCCGCCGGGGTGGGGAATTAATCAAGGAAGCGGGGATTCGCCCCAATATTTTGTACACGTCCTTGCTGCGTCGCGCCATCAAAACCGCAAATATTGCCTTGGATGTTGCGGATTTCCACTGGATCCCGGTGATTCGTGATTGGCGGCTTAATGAGCGTCACTACGGAGCTCTACAAGGCCTCAATAAAGCCGAAACCAAAGATAAGTACGGCGAAGAGCAGTTTATGGAGTGGCGCCGTTCCTACGGCACCCCGCCACCGGAACTCGATGATGACAATGAGTACAGCCAGGTTCATGATCCGCGCTACGCCAGCCTAGGCAGCGTCCCCAAGACTGAGTGCCTCAAAGATGTAGTAACCCGCCTGATCCCCTATTTCGAGGAAGAGATTCTACCACGCTTAAAGAACGGGGAAACTGTTTTAGTGGCAGCACATGGTAACTCCCTGCGGGCACTGGTCAAACACCTGGACCAAATCTCTGATGAGGACATTGCCGGGTTGAATATCCCCACCGGTATTCCGCTGCTCTATGAAATTGATGTGCAGGGTGCTGTTCTTAACCCGGGTGGGCGTTACCTCGATCCCGAAGCTGCCGCTGCCGGTGCCGCCGCAGTAGCCGCGCAAGGAAATAAGTAG